The Planctellipticum variicoloris DNA window TCCGTAAAGTGCAGATGCTCGTTCGTCGGGATCTTCGGCATGTGGCAGTTCAGGCAGTTGTCTGCGCGGCTGGCGGCCGGGCAATCGGCGGCGCGGTTGTGGGCGGCATCATGGCACTTCAGGCAGACGGCGGCATGCGTGCGCCAGTCGCGGGAGGTCGGGCGGTGCGGGTCGTGGCAGCTTGCGCAGTCGAACCGGGCCGGCTGACCGTCATCCCGAGTGACTTCACTCTGCCGGAGGAAACAGGCGCTCTGCACCAGCCCCACTGACGCGAAGCGGACGATGGTCTGGTCCTCCGGCTCAATCGGCCCGCCCATTTCATCAGCGCGACGATGACACTCGCCGCAGCGGTCGACGGCCTCCTGCGGGGGCAGTTGCGAGAATCGCTCGATGGTTGAAGGGAGCCCGCGATCCATTTCGCGGACGTGCTGCTGCGTGTTCCAGTGGCACCGCGCGCAGCCGACGCCGGGTTCGATCTGGTCGAACAAGATCCGCCCGCCGTCGGTGGGGACGAAGGTGCAATGGCAGCCGAAGCAGTTGATCGCTTCCGCAGAGGGCCGGAGGTGACCGACGGCCTGGATTCCGACCGAATCTTTGATTTCCTCCATGCCGGGAGTGACACCGAGCTTTCCGCCGGGATACCAGCTTACGCCGTGTTCGACGGCCGAGGTGCCGCCAGTGTCGTCGGTCCAGGTGATCAGCGGGGTCCGGGCGTGCGTGCCGGAGCCGAACATCCAGTCGATGGGAAGGTCTCGGGCGTAAGCGGGGGAGCTGACGAAGAGGCGGCCGTCGCGGAGTTTGTAGTGAAAGTCGACTCCGCTGTCGTCGCGATGGAACGAGCGGCCGGCAAACTGGCTGACGGCGGCTTTGTCGGCGGCCCGGACGAGCGTGCGCGCATGCGGAGCGGATCGATACGCGTCGGTGATGTCGGCATGGCACTCTGCACAGCGACGTTCGGCGGCTCGGGGAGTCTGCGAGCTCTCGAACGCCGGCTGGGGTGGCGCCGGATGGAACGGCCCCAGCGCCGCCCCGACCGCCGTCGCGAGCAGCCCGACGATCAGCACTGGAATCCATCTCTGACAGAACATTGACATGCGGAAATCATCGAACCTTGAAGGGGTGACACGAAATGCCGGTTTATCGACCGGCGAACGGCTCCAGTTCCTGTCGCCAATATTTTGCGGCGATCAGCAGCGACAGGTCCTGACTGGTTGAGAGTAAACGATCTAAGAGTTCGATGGCCCGGTTGGAATCGCCGAGTTCGAGCCAGAGCATGGCGGCCGCATACTGCTGCTGGGACGTTTCCTGCGGCAGCTCGTGGATCGCTTCGGAGAGGCGGCCCTGCAGGTAGAGATCGATGCAACGGGTCCAGGCCTCGGCGGCGTCTACTTCGTCAGTGGCGTTCGGCATCCGCCAGGGGGGACTGTCGGCAGGAGGTGGATCGCGGTTCAGCGTGGAGGCGATGCGCCGGCGAAAGTGGCTGGCTTCGCCGAAGAGGCTCCATTCCTGGTAGACCAGATCGTTCTGACAAGCCCAGAATTCGTCGTCGAGCTGCGAGTGCTGCGTCTGCTGTCGGACTGGCAGCAAAGCGCGGAGCGCTGCCAATGGGAGTTCGAGGGATCGAAAGAGCTGCGACTGCAGGATTGCCGGCGCGGGATCAGGGCCGCCGCCGAGCTGTGCGACGAGGTCGGATCGCCAGCCGGCTGCGGCGTAGATCTCCGCGGTTGGCTGCCAGGGTCCGACTTCGACGAAGGCCTGCTGCTGCATGGCTTCGAGAATGAACTGCGAGAAGTCAAGATTGTGCCCCGAGACGTAGGGAATCGTCGGTGAGTCGAGATCGGCGGGTTTCCACGGAGTCCTCTGCAGGGCGAGATTCAGGGGGAGCTGTTCGGCGGGGACGAAGAGTTGCTCGACGTTCCAGTCGGCGAGCTGCCGCACCCAGCCTCCCCACGTTCCATCATCGCGTCGATAGCCGGCGCGATGGGATCCGAGGAGGTCTTCGATGAACGCGGCGTGGAGTTGAGTACGACCGCCAAGCAGCGCCCGTTGCGGATGGTCGGCGAGCTTCACGTCCCCATCCAGCCAGGTGACGATGCCAACGGAACGAGCATCCGGCGACCAGCCGACCATCGGGGCTTCTCGAACCGACAACAATTGGGGGTCGAGCAGTTGTGGATTCAGTTCCTGAGAGATCCCCCAGCCGAGCCGGCGATATGGCGGCAGTCCATAACCTGCGGCATCGACGATCACCAGCATCGCAACGGCGCTGGCGGTAAGGGGGGCGACCAGTCGTCGCCAGCGGTGATGGGGAATCTCGGCGGAACTCGGCAATGGCTCGGCGTCCTGCTGCAGCACGTCCAGCAGAATCCACAGGCCGCAGGCCGGGAGATTGGCCTTAGACAAGAGGGCGGCCAGGAGCGGCACGGCGCAGAGGGCGGTCTGAAGCAGCGGCGGGCGTGAGGCATCGAGCGGCGGGATGTCGCCGCCGGGCGGGAGCTCCGTAGACCATCGCACGAGATGGTGGCCGGTCCAGGTCAACCAGAGCAGCAGGAAGGCCAGTTCCGCGGATGTCCAGGGGGCTCGCCGGAAACTGCCGAACCAAGCCGGTTCGCCGTAAGTTGTCAGGTTCGCGAAGGAAGACGGGGCGAACAGAATGATGGAGTCGCGCCACGTCAGCAATCCGCGCGGGGTGACCATGCCGCCCAGCAACGCCGCAAGGAGCAGCGGGAGAATAAGACGGCGCGGCGCAGTGGCGCAAGGTGGATCGTTGCGACCTCGCTTTGACGCGGCGCGTGTGGCGGGAGGGCTTTGCGGCGTCGGGGTCCAGTCGGCGAGCAGCAGGAAGAGCAGGCCCCAGATCGGTCGGGGGCCGAGATTCGCCCAGAGGGTGAACGTCAGGAAGACTGCCGCCAGGCGATGGCGTGTGGACAGATCCGAGTTGACCACGCGCCATAACGCCAGCATCCCGATCAGGTCGAACAATTGCGGCCCGGGCTCCAGGCCGTCGCGGATGGTCCACAGCAGAAGCGGCAGGCCGATGATCGCCAGCCAGAGCCGGTGAGCGGAGAGGATCGGGCGAGCGGCAAATCCGACGAGCAGCGCAGCGGCCAGCAACGGCAATGCGGACAGCGCGTCGATCCCGCCGAGGGTCCAGACGACGTAGAACGGGACGCCGCTGCACCAGTCGGCTTCGTTGGCGAGATCGAGAGTCAGCAGAGCGTGCGCGGGGAAGAGCGTTCCGGAAATCACCTCTCTCCCGCGAGCCAGATGCCACCAGAGGTCGGGCGAGGAGAGGGGATGCTGGACGAGTAGAACGATCAGCGCTGCGCAGCAGACCGTTGACCACAGAAGGTGCTTCGACGGCGTGGCGAGCCTGGTTGATCGAAGCGGAGAGGCCATCGATTCCCGACATGAAGATGAACTGGCGAGGGACCGCTGGCTGCACCATCGTGGTCGGGGCGGAGATCGGGCCATCTCGCGCCTGCGGTCGGGTCGATTGCCGGACAGAATCGCGAGGACGCAGGCACAATTCGACTGCGCCCTCGCATACGGACTTCAAGTGCACGTCAGCCGAATCCGGTCGCTACTGCGCAGCAGTGCGGGCAGCTTGCATTTCTGCCTTGCGTTCATCCGCGGACATTTCGGGTTCGGGTTGTTCCGGCGCGTCGGCGACGCCTTCGGAAACGCTGGCGCCGCAGCCGACGTGGACGATCGGCACGGCGGAAATGGCCAGCAGCAGCAGAAATCGTTTGATCAGCACGACATCAGTCCTTGGCTCGGTTGCACGTTGGATCAGGAAGAGACCGGCGTTCGGATCGTTGGATCGAAGACGTTTTGAAATCAGAAGTCGCCAATCGTATTTCCATCGGAGCGATTGCCGAGGTTCCCCCAGGTCTGCAGGTTGATGTTTTCGCTAATGAACTTGACGGCACCGTCACAGAGGAGCGCGTGGACGCCGCCGGTGTGCAGGCTACGGGCTGCAGCATTGGCGCGATCTGAGTTGACGCCGCAGTCATAGGATAACTTGTTATTAGGACCGACGTAGGTGTTGAAGAATGATGACTGGGGAAAATAGGCGTAGAACCATGAGGCGCCCGTCTGCCGGCTCCCGCTAGTATCCTGGCTGCCGGCCGTGCAGACGGTATTGTTCCCTGAATCGTTGGTGTTCAATTTGTAGAAGCCGATGACGACCTCCGATACGGCCAACGTATTGGATGTGCCGTCGAGGATGTCCCGAATTCCAATCCTGGTGTTCTGGCCGAACAGCCCTGGCGGATTCGTAGTCAAGCGAGTTGTCAGCCCGACGCTGCCGGCGTAATTCGTCGTGGCGTAGGAGCCATCG harbors:
- a CDS encoding multiheme c-type cytochrome encodes the protein MSMFCQRWIPVLIVGLLATAVGAALGPFHPAPPQPAFESSQTPRAAERRCAECHADITDAYRSAPHARTLVRAADKAAVSQFAGRSFHRDDSGVDFHYKLRDGRLFVSSPAYARDLPIDWMFGSGTHARTPLITWTDDTGGTSAVEHGVSWYPGGKLGVTPGMEEIKDSVGIQAVGHLRPSAEAINCFGCHCTFVPTDGGRILFDQIEPGVGCARCHWNTQQHVREMDRGLPSTIERFSQLPPQEAVDRCGECHRRADEMGGPIEPEDQTIVRFASVGLVQSACFLRQSEVTRDDGQPARFDCASCHDPHRPTSRDWRTHAAVCLKCHDAAHNRAADCPAASRADNCLNCHMPKIPTNEHLHFTDHWIRVRKEP
- a CDS encoding DUF1559 domain-containing protein is translated as MKRSRRGFTLIELLVVIAIIAILIALLLPAVQQAREAARRTQCRNNLKQIGLALHNYHDIYNHFPPGRVRNSFAAPDAWYSGNIAWLPRLLPQVDQAPLYNKINWNMGQGTSGTDGNGGVNGASPNGARRQIIPAFRCPSDPGNGQVPWRDPSGNSVGGHAPDGSYATTNYAGSVGLTTRLTTNPPGLFGQNTRIGIRDILDGTSNTLAVSEVVIGFYKLNTNDSGNNTVCTAGSQDTSGSRQTGASWFYAYFPQSSFFNTYVGPNNKLSYDCGVNSDRANAAARSLHTGGVHALLCDGAVKFISENINLQTWGNLGNRSDGNTIGDF